In a single window of the Cydia pomonella isolate Wapato2018A chromosome 2, ilCydPomo1, whole genome shotgun sequence genome:
- the LOC133534857 gene encoding uncharacterized protein LOC133534857: protein MEAPSSDDSCDSEMKNMKSQLNEFGLEDENLSKEEMIDLLKALNNSKSTAVEDEISRQKDEIMECDAAPRKQMKRRYLNVKDRRMPWSVLPSNITQAEKAQALAVYIKMMSINNYRQARLSANFTVWPPPIQIVEETTRVQPVRSTRSGRSVPVYAGFDDDSSDLDFVITKTKKRKISYSDTNDKDGVYSNKVISLKRKPSKDENVRPVKEQKMNAIQECNNETVAGNSLKPKKELFTLIED, encoded by the exons ATGGAAGCCCCATCATCAGATGATAGTTGCGATTCCGAAATGAAGAATATGAAAAGTCAGCTAAACG aGTTTGGATTAGAGGATGAAAACCTAAGTAAAGAAGAAatgattgatttattaaaagctttgaaCAATTCTAAGTCAACTGCTGTGGAGGATGAAATCTCTCGAcaaaag GATGAAATTATGGAATGTGATGCAGCACCTAGGAAGCAGATGAAGAGGAGGTATTTAAATGTAAAGGACAGAAGAATGCCGTGGAGTGTGCTACCCAGCAACATCACACAGGCCGAGAAGGCCCAGGCCCTGGCTGTTTACATTAAAATGATGTCCATAAACAACTACCGCCAAGCTAGACTATCTGCTAATTTTACTGTGTGGCCTCCTCCAATTCAGATTGTGGAGGAAACCACCAGAGTTCAGCCTGTACGGTCAACAAGAAGCGGACGCTCTGTGCCTGTCTACGCTGGTTTTGATGATGACTCTTCCGATTtagattttgttattactaaaACAAAGAAGAGAAAGATCTCATACAGTGATACAAACGATAAAGATGGAGTGTATTCTAATAAAGTGATTAGTTTAAAGCGTAAACCTTCCAAAGATGAGAACGTAAGGCCAGTGAAAGAGCAAAAAATGAATGCAATCCAAGAGTGCAATAATGAAACCGTTGCAGGAAATAGTTTAAAGCCTAAAAAAGAACTTTTCACTTTAATTGAAGACTGA